The Benincasa hispida cultivar B227 chromosome 11, ASM972705v1, whole genome shotgun sequence genome has a segment encoding these proteins:
- the LOC120090888 gene encoding GATA transcription factor 26-like, with translation MGKQGPCYHCGVTSTPLWRNGPPDKPVLCNACGSRWRTKGTLANYTPLHARADPDEYEDKRMSRWKNLSMCKNKEVKLLKRKHCQDNGVVVEVIPDHAQSFHKAVDEDTSNRSSSGSAISNSESCAQFGGADASDLTGPSQSTAWEAMVPSRKRTCVGRPKSTAVEKLTKDLYTILREQQSYFSGSSEEDLLFENETPMVSVEIGHGSVLMRHPSSIAREEESEASSISVDNKQFSVNEVHSESSILPVHYETQNKVVNFSTLGIGRKHSIGQGFVQEQIKRDRPQSERMQALGNHNSPLCKIDLTDILNFREFTKQLTSENQQELMKYLPSVDTEELPDSLNNMFESPQFKENLNSFKQLLTEGVFDFSFPDAKREDCKTLSRLVLLDLSKSKWVERYHSLKKCSSEESVQGFAAASSSFMNGKRVLDGQNKKLSETRTAMKSPKRVMTKTSVESKELVDSDGSCFSPRSLFALPSDGGSFTLESLHFDEDSSDQDLLLDVRSNSSFPQAELLHPALSFGAQQASNSSSSVNLRLMHH, from the exons ATGGGCAAGCAAGGGCCTTGCTATCACTGTGGAGTTACAA GCACACCACTTTGGCGTAATGGGCCTCCTGATAAGCCAGTATTGTGCAATGCCTGTGGATCTCGATGGAGGACGAAGGGAACTCTTGCAAACTATACCCCTCTTCATGCTCGGGCGGATCCTGATGAGTATGAGGATAAAAGGATGTCTAGGTGGAAGAACTTGTCAATGTGTAAGAACAAAGAAGTGAAACTGCTTAAAAGAAAACACTGTCAAGATAATGGAGTTGTGGTTGAGGTTATCCCTGATCATGCTCAGAGCTTTCACAAGGCAGTGGATGAAGATACAAGTAATAGATCAAGTTCTGGATCAGCCATATCGAACTCTGAGAGCTGTGCACAATTTGGTGGTGCAGATGCAAGTGATCTAACAG GTCCCTCACAGTCAACAGCGTGGGAGGCAATGGTGCCTTCTAGAAAGAGGACCTGTGTTGGTCGTCCAAAGTCTACTGCAGTTGAGAAACTCACTAAAGATCTATACACCATTTTACGTGAACAGCAGTCTTACTTCTCTGGATCTTCCGAGGAGGATTTGCTTTTCGAGAATGAAACTCCGATGGTCTCCGTAGAGATAGGACATGGAAGCGTTCTCATGAGGCATCCGAGTTCAATTGCTCGAGAAGAGGAGTCAGAAGCGAGCTCAATTTCAGTTGATAATAAACAATTCTCTGTAAATGAAGTTCATTCAGAGTCGTCCATCCTTCCTGTACATTATGAAACTCAGAACAAGGTTGTAAATTTTTCTACTCTTGGAATTGGGAGAAAGCACTCTATTGGACAGGGGTTCGTGCAAGAGCAAATTAAAAG GGACAGGCCTCAATCAGAAAGAATGCAAGCACTTGGAAATCATAATTCGCCTCTCTGTAAAATAGATCTAACT GACATTCTAAACTTCAGAGAGTTTACGAAGCAATTGACGAGTGAAAATCAGCAAGAATTAATGAAGTATCTGCCTTCTGTTGATACTGAAGAGCTTCCGGACAG CTTGAATAACATGTTTGAAAGCCCTCAATTCAAGGAGAATTTGAATTCTTTTAAGCAGCTGCTCACTGAAGGAGtctttgatttctcctttccggATGCAAAAAGAGAAGACTGCAAGACTTTGAGTAGGCTGGTGTTGTTGGATTTGTCAAAATCAAAATGGGTGGAACGATATCATTCACTCAAG AAATGTAGTAGTGAAGAGTCTGTTCAAGGTTTTGCTGCTGCATCAAGTAGCTTTATGAATGGCAAGAGAGTGCTTGATGGCCAAAACAAAAAGCTTTCAG AAACAAGGACTGCAATGAAGAGTCCCAAAAGGGTGATGACGAAGACAAGCGTGGAAAGCAAGGAACTTGTTGACAGCGACGGTTCTTGCTTCAGTCCAAGAAGTTTATTTGCTTTGCCTTCTGATGGAGGTTCCTTCACACTGGAATCTCTGCATTTTGATGAGGATAGTTCTGACCAGGATCTCCTGCTGGATGTGAGGTCAAACAGCTCCTTTCCACAAGCAGAGCTTCTTCATCCAGCCCTGAGTTTTGGTGCTCAACAGGCAAGCAATAGTAGTAGCTCGGTAAATCTTCGACTTATGCATCACTGA